A genome region from Gigantopelta aegis isolate Gae_Host chromosome 3, Gae_host_genome, whole genome shotgun sequence includes the following:
- the LOC121368561 gene encoding putative nuclease HARBI1, with translation MAAVILQRYRERRLLRRNRIFRDRTHPFDVFDDDVIFAKFRFRRQEILAITDDISVDILLSKRMGSLTPLLQVLITLRYFASGSFQDVCGELIGVDQSTVSRTVTRVTDVLLRQVPNHVRLPNGKKQDAIKTKFYDMSGFPNVVGCIDGTQVQIQAPTQNEHEFVNRKGYHSINVQLMCDADLIFINCIAKWPGSVHDSRILRESSLFEDFENKRQPMRGIILGDSCYMLRDWLSTPISNLTTRQERNYNFSHSSTRTAIERAIGVLKRRWHCLRRLRLTPAKACKVIAVFVMLSNRARRLNLDVPDTDSDSDDEPDYEQASDAYMEDVLPVNNPMIERARLAAGKTARERLMNNYFH, from the exons ATGGCTGCTGTCATTCTTCAGCGTTATCGAGAACGCCGATTACTGAGGAGAAACAGAATATTTAGGGACCGAACTCATCCGTTTGATGTTTTTGACGATGATGTCATATTTGCCAAGTTTAGATTTAGAAGACAGGAAATTCTAGCAATCACAGATGACATCAGCGTCGATATTCTATTATCTAAACGGATGGGTTCATTGACCCCTCTTCTGCAAGTGCTAATTACACTTAGATACTTTGCCAGTGGGAGTTTCCAAGACGTTTGTGGGGAGCTTATAGGAGTTGACCAGTCAACCGTAAGCCGAACTGTGACAAGAGTCACCGACGTCTTGCTACGTCAGGTACCAAACCATGTTCGATTAcccaatggaaaaaaacaagatgccataaaaactaaattttatgaCATGAGTGGATTTCCAAATGTGGTTGGATGCATCGATGGGACtcaagttcaaatacaagctcCTACGCAGAATGAACATGAATTTGTTAACAGGAAAGGCTACCATTCCATCAATGTTCAG ctgATGTGTGACGCAGACCTCATATTCATCAACTGTATTGCGAAATGGCCTGGAAGTGTACATGATTCAAGAATACTACGAGAGTCATCTTTATTCGAAGATTTTGAGAACAAAAGGCAGCCTATGAGAGGAATCATCTTAGGAGACAGTTGCTATATGTTGCGTGACTGGTTGTCAACTCCGATTTCTAATCTCACTACACGTCAAGAGAGAAACTACAACTTCAGTCATAGTTCAACACGTACAGCTATCGAACGGGCCATAGGAGTTTTGAAGAGGAGATGGCACTGTCTTCGCAGACTTCGTTTGACTCCTGCCAAGGCATGTAAAGTTATTGCAGTATTTGTTATGCTAAGTAACCGTGCCAGAAGGCTCAACTTAGATGTCCCAGACACAGACAGTGACAGTGACGATGAACCTGACTATGAACAAGCTTCAGATGCCTACATGGAGGATGTCTTACCTGTAAACAACCCAATGATAGAACGTGCCAGGCTTGCTGCTGGAAAAACTGCCAGAGAGAGATTAATGAACAATTATTTTCACTGA
- the LOC121389419 gene encoding uncharacterized protein LOC121389419, with product MENQAKRHRKANFTDTEIRVLLEEISVDHKTLFMANNQTVTNRLKGDIWKRITAKISACGVAECTPQEAKEKWRSLKGAVLNKQKRQTKTGGGPPDKPVPYEDIIVTIIGENSNLYTGIEVQGTDTCENPQTQAVECKNNTENTCVVSSEPTPHFSKEYPEDLTSVQTISGPTPSSLTLTPLLNVDTTLCQDDDNIAVAIVNESKTFEAKQSASPSLDKILITKSKAQNRKIKIKSLVEKGLDDHENDLFEEYLKSEIEKNKAMTNYFNNKTKKILLEI from the exons ATGGAAAATCAAGCCAAGAGACATAGGAAAGCGAATTTTACAGACACTGAAATAAGAGTGCTATTAGAAGAAATAAGTGTTGatcataaaacattgtttatggCCAACAACCAAACTGTCACAAACAGGTTAAAGGGGGATATTTGGAAAAGAATAACTGCAAAAATCAGTGCATGCGGCGTGGCAGAATGTACACCACAAGAGGCGAAAGAAAAATGGAGATCGTTGAAAGGGGCCGTCCTAAACAAGCAGAAAAGACAGACGAAAACGGGAGGTGGACCACCAGATAAACCAGTGCCATACGAGGACATCATCGTGACCATAATTGGAGAAAATTCAAACCTCTACACTGGAATAGAAG tGCAAGGAACAGACACTTGTGAAAACCCACAAACACAAGCAGTCGAGTGCAAGAATAACACTGAAAATACGTGTGTGGTTTCCTCGGAACCCACGCCACATTTCTCAAAGGAATACCCTGAGGATTTGACATCCGTCCAAACTATCTCTGGTCCAACACCTTCATCTCTCACTTTAACACCGCTTTTAAATGTAGACACAACACTATGTCAGGACGATGATAATATAGCAGTTGCTATTGtaaatgaaagtaaaacatttgaAGCAAAACAATCAGCTTCACCATCacttgacaaaatattaataacgaAATCAAAGGcccaaaatagaaaaataaaaataaagtccTTGGTGGAGAAAGGGCTAGATGATCATGAGAATGATCTCTTTGAGGAATATCTCAAAAGTGAGATAGAAAAAAACAAGGCCATGACCAATTATTTcaataacaaaaccaaaaagATTTTgttagaaatttaa
- the LOC121389428 gene encoding BTB and MATH domain-containing protein 38-like: protein MSSHKQFFFEEPDSKSDITLIVENRKLHLNKAVLSYVSPVFDRMFHGDFEEKTKSEISLPGKDYEKFVKFLLCVHPATLAEITKQNIDDVLPLADEYQVEQLKENCASFLERQLVQCCDKTKVNNTDLIHYMMLADNFSLKQPLETCLDIAAFRRYSNLEKIEEFKQISDATKVSLLSRRLSLIETPAMLMHKDMTQLKCTLSSAGEYLSCVEKRVYDGSVGG, encoded by the coding sequence ATGTCTTCtcacaaacaatttttttttgaagaacCTGACTCAAAGAGCGACATTACGCTGATTGTGGAAAATCGAAAGTTACATCTCAACAAGGCGGTTTTATCATACGTGTCCCCGGTATTTGACAGGATGTTTCACGGAGACTTTGAGGAAAAAACAAAGAGCGAAATTTCACTTCCTGGAAAGGATTACGAGAAATTCGTGAAATTTTTACTGTGCGTGCATCCAGCTACCTTGgcggaaataacaaaacagaatatCGACGACGTGTTGCCTCTTGCAGACGAATATCAGGTGGAACAACTCAAAGAAAACTGTGCGTCATTTTTAGAACGACAGCTGGTACAGTGCTGTGACAAAACGAAGGTGAATAACACTGACCTTATTCATTACATGATGTTGGCAGATAACTTTAGTTTAAAACAACCACTGGAGACATGTTTAGACATTGCCGCATTCCGACGATACAGTAATTTGGAAAAAATCGaagaatttaaacaaataagtGACGCGACCAAAGTAAGTCTTCTTTCGAGACGTCTTTCGTTGATCGAAACTCCAGCTATGCTCATGCACAAAGATATGACACAGCTGAAATGTACACTGTCATCAGCAGGTGAATACTTGTCCTGTGTCGAGAAACGTGTATATGATGGGTCTGTTGGTGGTTAA